In Pirellulales bacterium, one genomic interval encodes:
- a CDS encoding HD domain-containing protein, producing MTARACVVALCEMVHGQESDLFALLTVKELLATRDGKPYHRVGFRDARREVSFPIWQDSPWAEDCKQSWTPGICYKLRALYRETNYGPQLEIRKIRAVNDADRLDGYDPQMFLPRSRFDPAQMLAELEQLVEAKVGDAGLRRLTLAILTENREKLLALPAATRNHHAYVGGWLEHVLSVTRTAVYLAEKYDDYYPDLQPRLNGSLVVAGAVLHDIGKLCELEWQAEGAAMTASGALIGHILQGRDLVREAAARQAAAGQPVDAERLLRLEHVIVSHQRLPEWGSPKPPMTPEALLVHYADDLDAKYQMYYGILRDDALAGTLTSAKNVLTQRLYRGPRES from the coding sequence ATGACGGCGCGAGCGTGCGTGGTGGCGTTGTGTGAAATGGTCCACGGGCAAGAGAGCGATCTGTTCGCCCTGCTGACCGTCAAAGAATTGCTCGCCACGCGCGACGGCAAGCCCTACCACCGCGTCGGCTTTCGCGACGCGCGGCGCGAGGTCAGCTTTCCCATCTGGCAAGATTCGCCCTGGGCCGAGGATTGCAAGCAAAGCTGGACGCCCGGCATCTGCTATAAGCTGCGGGCCTTGTATCGCGAGACGAACTACGGCCCGCAGCTCGAAATCCGCAAGATTCGGGCTGTCAACGATGCCGACCGCCTCGACGGTTACGATCCGCAGATGTTTCTGCCGCGCTCGCGGTTCGACCCGGCACAAATGCTCGCCGAGCTGGAGCAGTTGGTGGAGGCCAAGGTCGGCGACGCCGGGCTGCGGCGGCTGACGCTGGCGATCTTGACCGAGAACCGCGAAAAGCTGCTCGCCTTGCCGGCCGCCACGCGGAACCACCATGCCTACGTGGGCGGCTGGCTGGAACACGTGCTGAGCGTGACACGCACCGCCGTTTATCTGGCCGAGAAGTACGACGACTATTACCCCGATCTTCAGCCGCGCTTGAACGGCTCGCTGGTGGTCGCGGGTGCGGTGCTGCACGACATCGGCAAGCTTTGCGAGTTGGAGTGGCAGGCGGAGGGCGCCGCGATGACGGCCTCGGGCGCCCTGATCGGCCACATTCTGCAAGGACGCGACCTGGTGCGCGAGGCCGCCGCGCGGCAGGCGGCGGCCGGGCAGCCGGTCGATGCCGAGCGGTTGCTGCGATTGGAGCACGTCATCGTCTCGCACCAGCGGTTGCCCGAATGGGGATCGCCCAAGCCGCCCATGACGCCCGAAGCACTGCTGGTCCACTACGCCGACGATTTGGACGCAAAGTATCAGATGTATTACGGCATTTTGCGCGACGATGCTTTGGCCGGGACGTTGACCTCGGCCAAAAACGTGCTCACCCAGCGGCTCTACCGCGGCCCGCGGGAGTCGTAG